The Diadema setosum chromosome 8, eeDiaSeto1, whole genome shotgun sequence genome includes the window ttacctcattagatattgagaaacctatcatgcacatcttatgaaattagtgaaatagaatccatgaaaagatgttaaggtcactgttttttctcaatttttggatgaaaaaaaaaagtccttcactgcgtgaacgcgtccaaataatagagatttccggataaaaggatgccggataatcgaggtcgaactgtactgtAAATTTTGTAATTACCCAATGCGATATATTcagcactctctctctctctctctctgtattgcAGGGAATACCCAGATCTAGCAGATCACTTTCGTTCTGACCACTTCCTATGTGAGGAGGATGACTGTGTCCACGAGAAATTTTTAGGTGCCTTCCGCACTGAAATCGACCTCAAGGCTCACAAGGCCAAGGTCCACTCGGGCAAGATGACCAAGCTGCAGGCCCGCCAGACCAGGCAGGTGGGCATCGAGATCAACCTGCCGCAACGTCCCCGCGAGTTCACCAGGGAGCACAGAGATCGTAAGCTCAGATTTGTTTcctatcatttaaaaaaaataattacacaaAGGGTGCATTCGAGTGCTCTTCTGAAGCAAAGCGAACCAAGCCGTACCCGCACCAGAGGAGTGCTCGATCGCTCCTTAAGTGTATCGTACCGAACCGAACTGGACAGAGCCAAAAGTGGCTCACCTCCCGATGTGcaccaaaagcgtaccaaaagagTACCAAAAGCTGGCATGTGAAGAATACATGTGTAACATGCACATACGTCATAATGAAAagagttcattctctttgttcaggACCAGCTTGCCTGGTGAATGACTCTGTTGCTGCAAACATGTGACCCCCTCTAAAAATAACCGAGGCACACTTTTTTCACAGAGTGCTTGAACGCTTGAAATGCGGCACATCACTGTATGGTACGCTTTGGTTTGGTTTGCTTTGGTTCGCTTTTTAGCACTTCATCGCTTGCCTGGAGATtagattagaagaaaaaaacaaacaaaccagaaattggaaataacgttgaGATAAGTGCAATGGTTGTTACTCTGATTAAAAGGAGTGTATGTAACACTTTGTTGCTTTTCTTGTAACTTTTTGGTTCTTGTGCAGTCCCTAgtgactgacagacagacagacacataaaCACACTAAATCAGCATTCACTCACAGGAGTTAAAGGTTTTTGGCATAGCTATGTAAAACTAGTCTATTTGCCACCGTTCATACTTGCTGTGCAGGACAAATATCGCAgtgtttcaaaatgaaaatcagcAGAGACAAGAACAAGCATCCGGGTCTGTGGAGCTACTGTGGCGAGTTGCATAGTGGGATTGAAAAAActgtagtttgttttgttttgattttgtttgttttttcagtaaTGTTCACACACACCTTTCCCCTTCAAAATCATTATTGCTAGGTCGCTACAACACAAGATTTGATGTGAAGATGCAAGTTTTACTTTCTGATCTTGATCATAAGAGGAAATGCAATGAAGATTGGTGTGGAAATTGATGTGAAACTGAGACATGATTTCATTGAATTAATCCTCCAGCAGATTTGCATACTGTAGTACATGTGTAGTTACAACTGTAGTAGTACTCCTATGTCACtggtgaaaatgtgtcaaaCTGTACAATTTTGGAATTGCCTCAtgttatatccaactttgatgAGTCGCCTACCATTGTACTAGCTTCAATTTACTCTATTCCTTAAAGCCGACCAGTTCATCAGTTTCATCTGCAATGTgtggagagaaaacaaaatgtgtcgTCTTGGCAAATTGAGTTAGCCAGTATGTGTAAACATCAAGAGTACAAAGATACACTTTGAATTCCATTGtgctttgtttgtatttctgttCTGCAGTTATACAATTTTTTCATCCCCTTATGCATtcttattattatatcatactGCCATTCTTACATAATACTGTGGCAAGAAACACTCATTTATGAGTGTAAAGGCATACATCTGTCTTTCTTTGTATCCGTATGTGCTTTGATTAGATAGAAATGAATAGTAGTAGGTAAGTATATTAttgatttgtgatattttgttaCTTTCACTCTAGGGCCATATGGTGGAGGAGGCAGAGGAAGAGACAGAAATTGGCGAGAAAGGTGAGTAGGGATTGCATCTTACtatttattacatttatttgTTAATGCCAGAAAGGGGGTTGGATTGTTACGAGGAGGTGAGAAGTTGTTTGATGCAGTATATCAAATTATATATGAACGTTTAGATATCGGTGATTAAAGTGACAAGAGGAAAGTGGGGGATGATGCTGTAGTCCATTGCTGTAATGTGTCAGTTACaaacatttctttatttttttttttgtgtgtgtgggtttctTGCTTGAACTTTTATTAGTTATGTAAGAGTTTGATGTGATTGAGAAATCCCAAATATTACAAATGATACAAAAGTGAAGCTTAAGTTAATTTTGATGCACAGGTGGAACTAGGTACTAATCAACGATGTGATGCGGccatacaaaattgtacaacAATGTTTTGAGTAGTACGTGAATAATAATTagttgtcctttttttctctttctctttttctcaagGGAGGACAGAGATACTGCCAGAGCCCTAGAAGCATCCCTGCGGGATACTTTTCAGAGAGATGATGAAGATAGAGACAGGCGAGATAGACCAAACAGAAGAAGGCAAAACGATGGGAGAGCTAGACATGTGCCTGATGAGGAGAGGCAAAAGCAAACTTCAGCAGCGTCGCGACCGGAATCCCCGACGGAAGTCTCACTCCCGCAGAGAGAGACCAGGCGAGAACGGAGGAAAAAGGAGGACAAGGAAAACAAAGATATAGCGCTTGATCTAGTGACAGTACCGAGTGCTTCTTTCGTTAGTGATACAGACTCTACTTATTCATTTAACAAGGAGAAGGAACCGCCCAACACTGATAGCTTCCCAGCCCTAATGGAGCAGGCAGCAACTGTTTTACAAGGGGCTGGAAATTGGAATAAGAGTAGTGTGCCAGATAGGGCCGAAGACTTCCCAGCTCTGGGAAATGGCGACGGAGGAGTTGATGTGCCGTTAAATGTTGCTGCATCCGTCAGCTTGTATAGCTCGCGAATGAGCAATAACCCAGCAAGCATCGATATACAGCCTAGTTCATCCGAACCTGCTGTGTCAGAGTCGGGGGGTGGAGAGGAGTTTCCCACCTTGAGCTCCATCGCAAGCATGCTGGGCGGCACCGTCACTCAGAAGAAAACCaaacataaaaagaagaaaaataaacctGCTTCCGACGCAAATCTAGAGACAGAAGTAAAAACCACGATGGGCAACTCTATtccaaaagaaacaaatgttaGAACAGATACTGCAGAGGGTCAGAAAACCATTACCTCAAGAAGTGCCCACATACCAACAGCTCCTAAAGTAGAAGCGACCTCTAGTAGTCAAGGCATGAGCAGTTTGCTGACCATGTCCAGTTCTCTCACACCTGCTCTACCTGTCACTTCTTCGCGCCCACCGCCGGGCTTCTTGCCATTTGCGTCACTGGCGGCAGCTCCTGCAACCGCTCCTGCAACCGCCCCTGCAACCGCCCCACCTCCAGGATTTCCCGCCCTCCTAGGCCAGTCAAACATCCAGAGCACTACGTCCGACTTCATCCAACCACCCAACTTTAAAGAGCGCAACAGGGAACTGGTCCAACGGATTCAGGAGCTGTGTGGTGGGGATAATGAACTCTTTGCTCAGTTCAGGCAAGATTCGGGCAGTTTCCGCCAGGACCTGGTAACTGCCAAGGAGTACTACCAACGCTGCGTCCAGACCTTGTCCAAAGAGAACTTCCATAGTGTCTTTGAAGAGCTGGTCACCTTGCTACCAGACCTCAAGAAGCAGCAGGAGCTCATGGCTGCACACAAAGAGTTCACCACGCCCAAGGCTCAGCCCCAGAAGGACAAGGTGCTGAAGATCAGTAACACCAAGCCCACGGCTTCGGCGTCGGCGGCAAAGACTGGGAAGAAGGGAAGTGCATGGAAATCGACCAGCATCAAAGCAGGGAGCAGCCTTTGCTCTGTCTGCTCACAAGTCGTCTTGGCCAGAGATATGGCTGGGCATATGAATGTTCATGAGGACTTTCCCGCGTTGTCAGCCAGCCGCACCAAACCGACACCCATGGGTACAGCTCCAGTGGCATGGGGTACTGGCACGTGGGGTAGGGGAAAGTGAATCCTCTCTCCACacctaaagaaaaaaagaattatatttCTGAATTACATTATATCAGGATACATTGCAGGTCATGTCATGTATGCATATTTGAGGGAATTCCTGTGTCATGGCAggatattttttcccctttttgtccCATTGCATTACACCAATGTTCACTGATAAAGTGATTTTCAactttcctgattttttttttttt containing:
- the LOC140232420 gene encoding E3 ubiquitin-protein ligase ZNF598-like; the protein is MSKTTDSLTSTCVLCCQAIKIYAVGPCNHHICFKCSTKMRVICNQMYCAVCRADMPKAIFTNKVHLFDGIISHKYPHDRKYGISFATSWIQEEYRKILAHKCNICGLKAPAFGTFKQLQDHMRKEHERFSCKLCVEHIKVLSSERKFYSRKELAQHRRSGDRDDTSYRGHPLCEFCDERYFDNDELLRHLRKDHYFCHFCENDGVTNQYYGEYPDLADHFRSDHFLCEEDDCVHEKFLGAFRTEIDLKAHKAKVHSGKMTKLQARQTRQVGIEINLPQRPREFTREHRDRPYGGGGRGRDRNWREREDRDTARALEASLRDTFQRDDEDRDRRDRPNRRRQNDGRARHVPDEERQKQTSAASRPESPTEVSLPQRETRRERRKKEDKENKDIALDLVTVPSASFVSDTDSTYSFNKEKEPPNTDSFPALMEQAATVLQGAGNWNKSSVPDRAEDFPALGNGDGGVDVPLNVAASVSLYSSRMSNNPASIDIQPSSSEPAVSESGGGEEFPTLSSIASMLGGTVTQKKTKHKKKKNKPASDANLETEVKTTMGNSIPKETNVRTDTAEGQKTITSRSAHIPTAPKVEATSSSQGMSSLLTMSSSLTPALPVTSSRPPPGFLPFASLAAAPATAPATAPATAPPPGFPALLGQSNIQSTTSDFIQPPNFKERNRELVQRIQELCGGDNELFAQFRQDSGSFRQDLVTAKEYYQRCVQTLSKENFHSVFEELVTLLPDLKKQQELMAAHKEFTTPKAQPQKDKVLKISNTKPTASASAAKTGKKGSAWKSTSIKAGSSLCSVCSQVVLARDMAGHMNVHEDFPALSASRTKPTPMGTAPVAWGTGTWGRGK